The Georgenia sp. TF02-10 genome window below encodes:
- a CDS encoding dipeptidase, whose product MTTAEELARRTHEAFPRVRIDLMDLVRIPSVSAPAFDQGHVHRSADAVARLLRAAGTSADVLTLDVPGGAHGRPAVLAHRPGPDGAPTVLLYAHHDVQPPGDAAGWTTEPFEPVQRGERLYGRGAADDKAGIMAHVGALRVLGEDLGVGVTVFVEGEEEIGSPTFTDFLRAHRDRLAADVIVVADSNNWRVGTPALTTSLRGLVDCTVEVRVLDHAVHSGMYGGPILDAVTLMARLLATLHDDAGDVAVAGLGGRSTAAVDYPEADLRADAGVVPDYRLAGTGDLAARLWTRPALSVIGLDATTVAHASNTIAPVCRAKLSLRVPPGQDPADAERALHEHLRAHAPFGAQVTVTPGERGRAFAAEEDTAEMAAARWAFRQAWGRDPVDIGVGGSIPFIAELQEVFPAAKILVTGVEDPDSRAHSEDESVHLGELERVVLAEALLLARLAGQV is encoded by the coding sequence GTGACCACCGCCGAGGAGCTCGCCCGGCGCACCCACGAGGCCTTCCCCCGGGTGCGCATCGACCTGATGGACCTGGTCCGCATCCCGAGCGTGTCCGCGCCGGCCTTCGACCAGGGCCACGTGCACCGCTCCGCGGACGCCGTCGCCCGGCTGCTGCGCGCGGCCGGGACGAGCGCCGACGTGCTCACCCTGGACGTCCCCGGCGGCGCGCACGGCCGGCCCGCCGTCCTCGCCCACCGGCCCGGGCCCGACGGCGCCCCCACCGTCCTGCTCTACGCCCACCACGACGTCCAGCCCCCCGGGGACGCCGCCGGCTGGACCACCGAGCCGTTCGAGCCGGTCCAGCGCGGGGAGCGGCTGTACGGGCGCGGCGCGGCGGACGACAAGGCCGGCATCATGGCGCACGTCGGCGCCCTGCGGGTGCTCGGGGAGGACCTCGGCGTCGGCGTCACCGTCTTCGTCGAGGGCGAGGAGGAGATCGGCTCCCCGACGTTCACCGACTTCCTCCGCGCCCACCGCGACCGGCTCGCCGCCGACGTCATCGTCGTCGCCGACTCCAACAACTGGCGGGTCGGCACGCCCGCCCTGACCACCTCCCTGCGCGGGCTGGTGGACTGCACGGTCGAGGTCCGGGTGCTGGACCACGCGGTGCACTCGGGCATGTACGGCGGCCCGATCCTGGACGCCGTCACCCTGATGGCCCGCCTGCTGGCCACGCTGCACGACGACGCCGGGGACGTCGCCGTCGCCGGCCTGGGCGGGCGGAGCACCGCGGCGGTGGACTACCCGGAGGCGGACCTGCGCGCCGACGCCGGCGTCGTGCCGGACTACCGCCTGGCCGGCACCGGGGACCTCGCCGCCCGGCTGTGGACCAGGCCCGCGCTGTCCGTCATCGGGCTGGACGCCACCACTGTCGCCCACGCCTCCAACACCATCGCCCCGGTGTGCCGGGCCAAGCTCTCCCTGCGCGTCCCGCCCGGCCAGGACCCCGCCGACGCCGAGCGGGCGCTGCACGAGCACCTGCGCGCCCACGCCCCGTTCGGCGCCCAGGTCACGGTCACCCCGGGGGAGCGGGGCCGGGCCTTCGCCGCCGAGGAGGACACCGCCGAGATGGCCGCCGCCCGGTGGGCGTTCCGCCAGGCCTGGGGCCGGGACCCGGTGGACATCGGCGTCGGCGGGTCCATCCCGTTCATCGCCGAGCTCCAGGAGGTCTTCCCGGCCGCGAAGATCCTTGTCACCGGCGTGGAGGACCCGGACTCGCGCGCGCACAGCGAGGACGAGTCGGTCCACCTGGGCGAGCTCGAGCGGGTGGTGCTGGCCGAGGCGCTGCTGCTGGCCCGCCTCGCCGGCCAGGTCTGA
- a CDS encoding DUF3043 domain-containing protein: MIGRRSSTPVEPEPEPVAAGKGRPTPKRKEAEARNRRPLVPNDRKEARRIAREKRNEAYARQRQAMITGEERYLPPRDKGPVRRYVRDWVDARWSVAEFFLPLALVMMVAMLGLGALPRLAPLATVLVLVVYAVLLIAIVDSLIMVWRLKRRLAAKFGADALPRGTGIYAFTRSFYFRRMRQPKPQVGRGEYPA; encoded by the coding sequence GTGATCGGTCGCCGCAGCTCCACCCCCGTCGAGCCCGAGCCGGAGCCCGTCGCCGCGGGCAAGGGCCGGCCCACGCCCAAGCGCAAGGAGGCCGAGGCCCGCAACCGGCGCCCGCTGGTGCCGAACGACCGCAAGGAGGCCCGCCGGATCGCCCGGGAGAAGCGCAACGAGGCCTATGCGCGGCAGCGGCAGGCGATGATCACCGGCGAGGAGCGCTACCTGCCGCCGCGGGACAAGGGGCCGGTGCGCCGGTACGTGCGCGACTGGGTCGACGCGCGGTGGTCGGTCGCCGAGTTCTTCCTGCCGCTGGCCCTGGTGATGATGGTCGCGATGCTCGGGCTGGGCGCGCTGCCGCGGCTGGCGCCGCTGGCCACGGTGCTGGTGCTGGTGGTCTACGCGGTCCTGCTGATCGCCATCGTCGACTCCCTGATCATGGTGTGGCGGCTCAAGCGGCGCCTGGCGGCGAAGTTCGGGGCGGACGCCCTGCCGCGCGGGACCGGCATCTACGCCTTCACGCGGTCCTTCTACTTCCGGCGGATGCGGCAGCCCAAGCCGCAGGTGGGCCGGGGCGAGTACCCCGCCTGA
- a CDS encoding FKBP-type peptidyl-prolyl cis-trans isomerase — protein sequence MHRRPTVLTALAAAAALTLAGCGGGDPAPRDEASASAEETTTAEATPAGTELPTVDGAFGEAPTITFPGSGAPADLQVDVLEAGDGAEVGADDTVVANYVGQVWDGEVFDSSFERGAPANFNLNGVVKGWKEGLTGTHVGDRVLLAIPADLGYGDEPPEGGVIKAGDSLVFVVDVLGTYAADAAGDAGATPVEPAPELPVTVEGGPGEQTSITVAEGAAAPAEPVVTVVATGSGEPVPAEAGTIIAVQFAETLWDNSKQSSTWNEAGPQFVRIGEGTVFDQLAGTPVGSRVVFQLPAQEASENAPASPGLAAVVDVLGAHAPNAA from the coding sequence GTGCACCGACGTCCGACCGTCCTGACCGCCCTCGCCGCGGCCGCCGCCCTCACCCTCGCCGGCTGCGGCGGCGGTGACCCCGCCCCGCGGGACGAGGCGAGTGCCAGCGCCGAGGAGACCACGACCGCCGAGGCGACCCCGGCGGGCACCGAGCTGCCGACGGTCGACGGCGCCTTCGGCGAGGCGCCCACCATCACCTTCCCGGGTTCCGGCGCACCCGCCGACCTGCAGGTGGACGTGCTGGAGGCCGGCGACGGCGCCGAGGTGGGCGCCGACGACACGGTGGTGGCCAACTATGTGGGCCAGGTCTGGGACGGCGAGGTCTTCGACAGCTCCTTCGAGCGCGGCGCGCCGGCCAACTTCAACCTCAACGGCGTCGTCAAGGGCTGGAAGGAGGGCCTGACCGGCACGCACGTCGGGGACCGGGTGCTGCTGGCCATCCCGGCCGACCTCGGCTACGGCGACGAGCCCCCGGAGGGCGGCGTCATCAAGGCCGGGGACTCCCTGGTCTTCGTCGTCGACGTCCTCGGCACCTACGCCGCGGACGCCGCGGGTGACGCCGGTGCCACGCCTGTCGAGCCGGCCCCCGAGCTGCCGGTGACCGTCGAGGGCGGGCCCGGCGAGCAGACCTCGATCACCGTGGCCGAGGGCGCCGCCGCGCCCGCGGAGCCCGTCGTGACGGTCGTCGCGACCGGGAGCGGCGAGCCCGTCCCGGCCGAGGCCGGCACCATCATCGCGGTCCAGTTCGCCGAGACGCTCTGGGACAACAGCAAGCAGTCCTCGACGTGGAACGAGGCCGGCCCCCAGTTCGTGCGCATCGGGGAGGGGACGGTCTTCGACCAGCTCGCCGGCACCCCGGTCGGCTCCCGCGTCGTCTTCCAGCTCCCCGCCCAGGAAGCCAGCGAGAACGCTCCCGCCTCGCCCGGCCTGGCCGCCGTCGTCGACGTCCTGGGTGCTCACGCCCCCAACGCCGCCTGA
- the ctaD gene encoding cytochrome c oxidase subunit I has translation MAATIETRPEVIPGLPPRRQSLGRTVVSWLTSTDHKVIGYLYLITAFLFFMFGGVLALLIRIELFEPGMLLQSKEQYNQFFTMHGTIMMFLFATPLFTAFANIIMPLQIGAPDVAFPRLNMFSYWMFLFGGLITIAGFLTPKGAASFGWTAYVPLSSEAFSPGLGGDLWIVGLAMTGFGTIFGSVNFIATIITMRAPGMTMFRMPIFTWNVLLTSVLVLMAFPVLAAALFGLLVDRVLGGQIYNPEAGGALLWQHLFWFFGHPEVYIIALPFFGIISEVIPVFSRKPIFGYKGLVFATIAISALSVSVWAHHMFTTGGVMLSFFSFMTMLIAVPTGVKFFNWIGTMWRGKITFETPMLFSLGFLVTFLFGGLTGIILSSPAMDFQVHDTFFVVAHFHYVVFGTVVFAMYAGFYFWWPKFTGRMLDERLGKISFWLLFIGFHMTFLVQHWLGAQGMPRRYPDYMPEDGFTLYNQISTIGAVILASSTLPFLYNVYKTSRGPRTVFVDDPWGFGNSLEWATGSPVPRHNFVALPRIRSERPAFDLHHPEVAAMDHPEPNRDVLDSVFASPETGGREGVLREREGRRTSTGVLDEPRPDDERREGRAEEDER, from the coding sequence ATGGCCGCCACCATCGAGACCCGTCCGGAAGTCATTCCGGGGCTGCCCCCGCGGCGGCAGAGCCTGGGCCGGACGGTCGTCTCCTGGCTCACCTCCACCGACCACAAGGTGATCGGGTACCTCTACCTCATCACCGCGTTCCTGTTCTTCATGTTTGGCGGCGTCCTGGCGCTGCTCATCCGCATCGAGCTCTTCGAGCCAGGCATGCTCCTGCAGTCCAAGGAGCAGTACAACCAGTTCTTCACGATGCACGGCACGATCATGATGTTCCTGTTCGCGACGCCGCTGTTCACCGCGTTCGCGAACATCATCATGCCGCTGCAGATCGGCGCGCCGGACGTGGCATTCCCGCGGCTGAACATGTTCTCCTACTGGATGTTCCTCTTCGGCGGGCTGATCACCATCGCCGGGTTCCTCACCCCCAAGGGCGCGGCCAGCTTCGGCTGGACGGCGTACGTGCCGCTCTCCTCCGAGGCGTTCTCGCCCGGGCTCGGCGGGGACCTGTGGATCGTCGGCCTGGCGATGACCGGCTTCGGGACGATCTTCGGGTCGGTGAACTTCATCGCCACCATCATCACGATGCGGGCGCCGGGCATGACGATGTTCCGGATGCCGATCTTCACCTGGAACGTCCTGCTCACCTCGGTCCTGGTGCTCATGGCATTCCCGGTGCTGGCCGCGGCGCTGTTCGGGCTGCTCGTGGACCGGGTGCTCGGCGGGCAGATCTACAACCCAGAGGCGGGCGGCGCGCTGCTGTGGCAGCACCTGTTCTGGTTCTTCGGCCACCCCGAGGTGTACATCATCGCGCTGCCGTTCTTCGGCATCATCTCCGAGGTCATCCCGGTCTTCTCCCGCAAGCCGATCTTCGGGTACAAGGGCCTGGTGTTCGCCACCATCGCCATCTCCGCGCTGTCGGTCTCGGTGTGGGCGCACCACATGTTCACCACCGGCGGGGTCATGCTGAGCTTCTTCTCCTTCATGACGATGCTCATCGCCGTCCCCACCGGCGTGAAGTTCTTCAACTGGATCGGCACGATGTGGCGGGGCAAGATCACCTTCGAGACCCCGATGCTCTTCAGCCTCGGCTTCCTCGTCACGTTCCTGTTCGGCGGGCTCACCGGAATCATCCTGTCCAGCCCCGCCATGGACTTCCAGGTCCACGACACCTTCTTCGTCGTCGCCCACTTCCACTACGTCGTCTTCGGGACCGTGGTGTTCGCGATGTACGCGGGCTTCTACTTCTGGTGGCCCAAGTTCACCGGCCGGATGCTCGACGAGCGGCTCGGGAAGATCAGCTTCTGGCTGCTGTTCATCGGCTTCCACATGACGTTCTTGGTCCAGCACTGGCTCGGCGCCCAGGGGATGCCCCGCCGGTACCCGGACTACATGCCGGAGGACGGCTTCACCCTGTACAACCAGATCTCCACCATCGGCGCCGTCATCCTGGCGTCCTCGACGCTGCCGTTCCTGTACAACGTCTATAAGACCTCCCGCGGCCCGCGCACGGTCTTCGTGGACGACCCATGGGGCTTCGGGAACTCGCTGGAGTGGGCCACCGGATCCCCGGTGCCCCGGCACAACTTCGTCGCCCTGCCGCGGATCCGCTCCGAGCGGCCCGCCTTCGACCTGCACCACCCCGAGGTCGCGGCGATGGACCACCCCGAGCCCAACCGCGACGTGCTCGACTCGGTGTTCGCCAGCCCCGAGACGGGCGGGCGCGAAGGCGTGCTGCGTGAGCGGGAGGGCCGCCGGACCAGCACCGGCGTGCTCGACGAACCCCGCCCGGACGACGAGCGCCGGGAGGGCCGGGCCGAGGAGGACGAGCGGTGA
- a CDS encoding glycerate kinase — MRVLLAPDRFGGNLTATAAAVALARGWSATAPPDAVTTLPLSDGSAGLLDVVAAAGGGGLIPTTVPGPLGEPVPAAVLHVPGPGGGTVYVEADQALGPHLLPPADRRAAARTGTSAGLGHLLAAAVDTGAARVVVGLGPRAATHDAGAGLLAALAGGAAGRAPSLAAELTAGGLALGALTPPAAAAALGAARDRLAGADVVLAVADDAPLLGLHGAGAILGGDPDVGPAAAQDLERALGHAADVLQRAAETLPAPRRGLPLLAGAGERGGGPAAAGDGRDSRLGVVPDDGASPHAGHHHPGPAATARPAGLARADRSGAGGGAALALLLLGARALPGADVVADAVGLGHAVAAADLVLTGARVLDAPSLTASVVATVARAALPHALPVVVVAEEVHTSRREVSQIGVAGTYEVLERRREDPPADPPGPAALTARAARLARTWSP, encoded by the coding sequence ATGCGGGTCCTCCTCGCCCCGGACCGGTTCGGCGGCAACCTCACCGCCACCGCGGCCGCCGTCGCCCTGGCCCGGGGCTGGTCTGCGACCGCGCCGCCGGACGCGGTCACCACCCTGCCGCTGTCGGACGGCTCCGCCGGGCTGCTCGACGTCGTCGCCGCCGCCGGCGGCGGCGGGCTGATCCCCACCACCGTCCCCGGCCCGCTCGGGGAGCCGGTGCCGGCCGCCGTCCTGCACGTGCCCGGGCCCGGCGGGGGCACCGTCTACGTCGAGGCCGACCAGGCGCTGGGCCCGCACCTGCTGCCGCCGGCCGACCGCCGGGCCGCCGCCCGGACCGGCACCAGCGCCGGCCTCGGGCACCTGCTCGCCGCGGCCGTGGACACCGGGGCGGCCCGCGTCGTCGTCGGTCTCGGGCCGCGGGCGGCCACGCACGACGCCGGCGCCGGGCTGCTCGCCGCGCTCGCCGGCGGCGCGGCCGGGCGGGCCCCGTCCCTCGCCGCCGAGCTCACCGCCGGCGGGCTGGCCCTCGGCGCGCTCACCCCGCCCGCCGCCGCCGCGGCGCTCGGCGCCGCCCGGGACCGGCTGGCCGGCGCCGACGTCGTCCTGGCCGTGGCCGACGACGCCCCGCTGCTCGGGCTGCACGGCGCCGGCGCGATCCTCGGCGGGGACCCCGACGTCGGCCCGGCCGCCGCCCAGGACCTCGAGCGGGCGCTCGGCCACGCCGCCGACGTGCTCCAGCGCGCGGCCGAGACCCTGCCCGCGCCGCGGCGCGGCCTGCCGCTGCTCGCCGGCGCCGGCGAGCGGGGCGGCGGTCCCGCGGCGGCCGGGGACGGTCGGGACAGCCGTCTCGGCGTGGTCCCAGACGACGGCGCGTCTCCGCACGCGGGCCACCACCATCCCGGGCCAGCCGCCACCGCCCGCCCGGCCGGGCTGGCCCGGGCCGACCGGTCCGGCGCCGGCGGCGGCGCCGCCCTCGCGCTGCTGCTGCTCGGCGCCCGGGCCCTGCCCGGCGCGGACGTCGTCGCCGACGCGGTCGGGCTCGGGCACGCCGTCGCGGCCGCGGACCTGGTGCTCACCGGTGCCCGGGTCCTGGACGCCCCCAGCCTGACCGCGTCGGTGGTCGCCACCGTGGCCCGCGCCGCGCTGCCGCACGCGCTGCCCGTCGTCGTCGTCGCCGAGGAGGTCCACACCAGCCGCCGGGAGGTCTCCCAGATCGGCGTGGCCGGGACCTACGAGGTGCTCGAGCGCCGCCGGGAGGACCCGCCGGCCGACCCGCCCGGCCCGGCGGCGCTGACCGCGCGGGCGGCGCGGCTGGCCCGGACCTGGTCGCCCTGA
- a CDS encoding iron-sulfur cluster assembly accessory protein, giving the protein MTQTTEQLATHAVELTDAAAQKVRMLLEQEGRDDLRLRVAVQPGGCSGLIYQLYFDERFLDGDAVRDFGGVEVIVDRMSVPYLDGATIDFADTIEKQGFTIDNPQATGSCACGDSFH; this is encoded by the coding sequence ATGACCCAGACCACCGAGCAGCTCGCCACCCACGCGGTCGAGCTCACCGACGCCGCCGCGCAGAAGGTCCGGATGCTGCTGGAGCAGGAAGGCCGCGACGACCTGCGGCTCCGGGTGGCCGTGCAGCCCGGCGGCTGCTCCGGCCTGATCTACCAGCTCTACTTCGACGAGCGCTTCCTCGACGGCGACGCCGTCCGCGACTTCGGTGGCGTGGAGGTCATCGTTGACCGGATGAGTGTCCCCTACCTCGACGGGGCGACGATCGACTTCGCCGACACCATCGAGAAGCAGGGCTTCACCATCGACAACCCCCAGGCCACCGGCTCCTGCGCCTGCGGCGACTCCTTCCACTGA
- the coxB gene encoding cytochrome c oxidase subunit II translates to MHTPSPHPVRRRRVQALLLGAGAALALAGCAPAESFPSEPGKGIDVGFLPSERGLTDRTGGLIDLWNGAWLAALAVGVLVWGLTIWCIVVYRKRKNDDRLPVQLRYHVPLELMYTVVPILMIGTLFFFSTRVTGEFQDTAKEPDVEIEVYGKQWSWDFNYLSDDVHSSGERVNLTGEEGVEETLPTLYLPAGETVEFTVRTRDVAHAFWIPSFLYKVDLLPGRVNQFQVTPQEEGTFSGKCAELCGEFHSEMLFNVEVVDPDTYDAKMDEYRAAGQTGRLGEELNKSYSTSADTDSQGSEE, encoded by the coding sequence GTGCACACCCCGTCACCGCACCCGGTCAGGCGCCGCCGGGTGCAGGCCCTGCTGCTGGGCGCCGGCGCGGCGCTGGCCCTCGCCGGCTGCGCGCCGGCGGAGAGCTTCCCGAGCGAGCCCGGCAAGGGCATCGACGTCGGCTTCCTGCCCAGCGAGCGCGGCCTGACGGACCGCACCGGCGGGCTCATCGACCTGTGGAACGGGGCGTGGCTGGCCGCGCTGGCCGTCGGCGTGCTGGTCTGGGGCCTGACGATCTGGTGCATCGTGGTCTACCGGAAGCGGAAGAACGACGACCGGCTGCCGGTCCAGCTGCGCTACCACGTGCCGCTGGAGCTCATGTACACGGTGGTCCCGATCCTCATGATCGGCACCCTGTTCTTCTTCTCCACCCGGGTCACCGGGGAGTTCCAGGACACCGCCAAGGAGCCCGACGTCGAGATCGAGGTCTACGGCAAGCAGTGGAGCTGGGACTTCAACTACCTCAGCGACGACGTGCACTCCTCCGGCGAGCGGGTCAACCTCACCGGCGAGGAGGGCGTGGAGGAGACGCTGCCCACCCTCTACCTGCCCGCCGGGGAGACGGTGGAGTTCACCGTGCGCACCCGCGACGTCGCGCACGCCTTCTGGATCCCCTCCTTCCTCTACAAGGTCGACCTGCTGCCCGGACGCGTCAACCAGTTCCAGGTGACCCCGCAGGAGGAGGGCACCTTCTCCGGCAAGTGCGCCGAGCTGTGCGGGGAGTTCCACTCCGAGATGCTCTTCAACGTCGAGGTCGTCGACCCCGACACCTACGACGCCAAGATGGACGAGTACCGCGCCGCCGGCCAGACCGGCCGGCTCGGCGAGGAGCTGAACAAGAGCTACAGCACGTCCGCCGACACCGACTCCCAGGGGAGTGAGGAGTGA